Proteins from one Mycteria americana isolate JAX WOST 10 ecotype Jacksonville Zoo and Gardens chromosome 1, USCA_MyAme_1.0, whole genome shotgun sequence genomic window:
- the SEC61A2 gene encoding protein transport protein Sec61 subunit alpha isoform X3, producing MGIKFLEVIKPFCAVLPEIQKPERKIPLFGIMSSDSADPFYWMRVILASNRGTLMELGISPIVTSGLIMQLLAGAKIIEVGDTPKDRALFNGAQKLFGMIITIGQAIVYVMTGMYGDPAEMGAGICLLIIIQLFVAGLIVLLLDELLQKGYGLGSGISLFIATNICETIVWKAFSPTTINTGRGTEFEGAVIALFHLLATRTDKVRALREAFYRQNLPNLMNLIATVFVFAVVIYFQGFRVDLPIKSARYRGQYSSYPIKLFYTSNIPIILQSALVSNLYVISQMLSVRFSGNFLVNLLGQWADVSGGGPARSYPVGGLCYYLSPPESMGAIFEDPVHVIVYIIFMLGSCAFFSKTWIEVSGSSAKDVAKQLKEQQMVMRGHRDTSMVHELNRYIPTAAAFGGLCIGALSVLADFLGAIGSGTGILLAVTIIYQYFEIFVKEQAEVGGVGALFF from the exons atgggcA TAAAATTTTTAGAGGTTATTAAGCCATTCTGTGCAGTGTTACCTGAAATCCAGAAACCGGAAAGAAAA ATACCTTTGTTTGGAATCATGTCATCAGATTCTGCAGATCCGTTCTATTGGATGCGAGTCATTCTTGCGTCAAACAGAG gtACTTTGATGGAATTAGGTATCTCACCCATTGTGACATCTGGTTTGATCATGCAGCTGCTAGCTGGAGCGAAGATCATCGAAGTTGGTGATACTCCGAAAGACAGAGCCTTGTTCAATGGAGCTCAGAAAT TATTTGGGATGATTATTACCATTGGGCAAGCCATTGTGTATGTTATGACTGGAATGTATGGAGATCCTGCTGAAATGGGTGCTGGAATTTGTCTTCTTATTATAATTCAG CTGTTTGTTGCTGGTTTGATTGTGTTGCTGTTAGATGAGTTGCTACAGAAAGGCTATGGCTTGGGGTCTGGTATTTCCCTGTTTATTGCTACCAATATCTGTGAAACCATTGTCTGGAAGGCTTTCAGTCCCACTACCATCAACACTGGCAGAG GAACAGAGTTTGAGGGTGCTGTGATTGCATTATTTCATCTTCTGGCTACACGAACCGACAAAGTCCGGGCTTTGCGGGAGGCTTTTTACCGACAGAATTTGCCCAATCTCATGAATCTGATTGCTACAGTATTTGTATTTGCTGTAGTCATATATTTTCAG GGATTTCGTGTTGATTTACCCATCAAGTCTGCACGATATCGTGGACAGTACAGTAGCTATCCTATCAAGCTCTTTTACACCTCCAACATTCCCATCATTCTGCAGTCTGCCTTAGTTTCGAACCTCTATGTTATTTCCCAGATGTTGTCTGTTCGTTTTAGTGGCAACTTCTTGGTGAACTTACTAGGACAGTGGGCA GATGTCAGTGGCGGTGGCCCTGCTCGCTCTTATCCTGTTGGTGGCCTGTGCTACTACTTGTCCCCTCCGGAATCCATGGGTGCAATATTTGAGGATCCTGTCCATGTAATAGTTTATATAATATTTATGTTGGGATCCTGTGCGTTCTTCTCAAAGACTTGGATTGAGGTGTCTGGGTCATCAGCGAAAGAT GTTGCCAAGCAACTCAAAGAACAGCAAATGGTGATGAGAGGCCACAGGGATACTTCAATGGTTCACGAGCTTAACAG GTATAtccccacagcagctgccttTGGTGGTTTGTGCATTGGTGCCCTTTCCGTATTGGCTGACTTTCTAGGAGCCATTGGGTCCGGCACTGGCATTCTGCTTGCGGTCACTATTATTTatcagtattttgaaatatttgtaaaagaacAGGCTGAAGTTGGAGGAGTAGGTGCGTTATTTTTCTAG
- the SEC61A2 gene encoding protein transport protein Sec61 subunit alpha isoform X1 produces the protein MGIKFLEVIKPFCAVLPEIQKPERKIQFREKVLWTAITLFIFLVCCQIPLFGIMSSDSADPFYWMRVILASNRGTLMELGISPIVTSGLIMQLLAGAKIIEVGDTPKDRALFNGAQKLFGMIITIGQAIVYVMTGMYGDPAEMGAGICLLIIIQLFVAGLIVLLLDELLQKGYGLGSGISLFIATNICETIVWKAFSPTTINTGRGTEFEGAVIALFHLLATRTDKVRALREAFYRQNLPNLMNLIATVFVFAVVIYFQGFRVDLPIKSARYRGQYSSYPIKLFYTSNIPIILQSALVSNLYVISQMLSVRFSGNFLVNLLGQWADVSGGGPARSYPVGGLCYYLSPPESMGAIFEDPVHVIVYIIFMLGSCAFFSKTWIEVSGSSAKDVAKQLKEQQMVMRGHRDTSMVHELNRYIPTAAAFGGLCIGALSVLADFLGAIGSGTGILLAVTIIYQYFEIFVKEQAEVGGVGALFF, from the exons atgggcA TAAAATTTTTAGAGGTTATTAAGCCATTCTGTGCAGTGTTACCTGAAATCCAGAAACCGGAAAGAAAA ATCCAGTTCAGAGAGAAGGTACTATGGACGGCTATCACACTCTTCATTTTCTTAGTATGCTGCCAG ATACCTTTGTTTGGAATCATGTCATCAGATTCTGCAGATCCGTTCTATTGGATGCGAGTCATTCTTGCGTCAAACAGAG gtACTTTGATGGAATTAGGTATCTCACCCATTGTGACATCTGGTTTGATCATGCAGCTGCTAGCTGGAGCGAAGATCATCGAAGTTGGTGATACTCCGAAAGACAGAGCCTTGTTCAATGGAGCTCAGAAAT TATTTGGGATGATTATTACCATTGGGCAAGCCATTGTGTATGTTATGACTGGAATGTATGGAGATCCTGCTGAAATGGGTGCTGGAATTTGTCTTCTTATTATAATTCAG CTGTTTGTTGCTGGTTTGATTGTGTTGCTGTTAGATGAGTTGCTACAGAAAGGCTATGGCTTGGGGTCTGGTATTTCCCTGTTTATTGCTACCAATATCTGTGAAACCATTGTCTGGAAGGCTTTCAGTCCCACTACCATCAACACTGGCAGAG GAACAGAGTTTGAGGGTGCTGTGATTGCATTATTTCATCTTCTGGCTACACGAACCGACAAAGTCCGGGCTTTGCGGGAGGCTTTTTACCGACAGAATTTGCCCAATCTCATGAATCTGATTGCTACAGTATTTGTATTTGCTGTAGTCATATATTTTCAG GGATTTCGTGTTGATTTACCCATCAAGTCTGCACGATATCGTGGACAGTACAGTAGCTATCCTATCAAGCTCTTTTACACCTCCAACATTCCCATCATTCTGCAGTCTGCCTTAGTTTCGAACCTCTATGTTATTTCCCAGATGTTGTCTGTTCGTTTTAGTGGCAACTTCTTGGTGAACTTACTAGGACAGTGGGCA GATGTCAGTGGCGGTGGCCCTGCTCGCTCTTATCCTGTTGGTGGCCTGTGCTACTACTTGTCCCCTCCGGAATCCATGGGTGCAATATTTGAGGATCCTGTCCATGTAATAGTTTATATAATATTTATGTTGGGATCCTGTGCGTTCTTCTCAAAGACTTGGATTGAGGTGTCTGGGTCATCAGCGAAAGAT GTTGCCAAGCAACTCAAAGAACAGCAAATGGTGATGAGAGGCCACAGGGATACTTCAATGGTTCACGAGCTTAACAG GTATAtccccacagcagctgccttTGGTGGTTTGTGCATTGGTGCCCTTTCCGTATTGGCTGACTTTCTAGGAGCCATTGGGTCCGGCACTGGCATTCTGCTTGCGGTCACTATTATTTatcagtattttgaaatatttgtaaaagaacAGGCTGAAGTTGGAGGAGTAGGTGCGTTATTTTTCTAG
- the SEC61A2 gene encoding protein transport protein Sec61 subunit alpha isoform X2 translates to MFTVHGGEIQFREKVLWTAITLFIFLVCCQIPLFGIMSSDSADPFYWMRVILASNRGTLMELGISPIVTSGLIMQLLAGAKIIEVGDTPKDRALFNGAQKLFGMIITIGQAIVYVMTGMYGDPAEMGAGICLLIIIQLFVAGLIVLLLDELLQKGYGLGSGISLFIATNICETIVWKAFSPTTINTGRGTEFEGAVIALFHLLATRTDKVRALREAFYRQNLPNLMNLIATVFVFAVVIYFQGFRVDLPIKSARYRGQYSSYPIKLFYTSNIPIILQSALVSNLYVISQMLSVRFSGNFLVNLLGQWADVSGGGPARSYPVGGLCYYLSPPESMGAIFEDPVHVIVYIIFMLGSCAFFSKTWIEVSGSSAKDVAKQLKEQQMVMRGHRDTSMVHELNRYIPTAAAFGGLCIGALSVLADFLGAIGSGTGILLAVTIIYQYFEIFVKEQAEVGGVGALFF, encoded by the exons ATGTTTACGGTCCATGGAGGAGAG ATCCAGTTCAGAGAGAAGGTACTATGGACGGCTATCACACTCTTCATTTTCTTAGTATGCTGCCAG ATACCTTTGTTTGGAATCATGTCATCAGATTCTGCAGATCCGTTCTATTGGATGCGAGTCATTCTTGCGTCAAACAGAG gtACTTTGATGGAATTAGGTATCTCACCCATTGTGACATCTGGTTTGATCATGCAGCTGCTAGCTGGAGCGAAGATCATCGAAGTTGGTGATACTCCGAAAGACAGAGCCTTGTTCAATGGAGCTCAGAAAT TATTTGGGATGATTATTACCATTGGGCAAGCCATTGTGTATGTTATGACTGGAATGTATGGAGATCCTGCTGAAATGGGTGCTGGAATTTGTCTTCTTATTATAATTCAG CTGTTTGTTGCTGGTTTGATTGTGTTGCTGTTAGATGAGTTGCTACAGAAAGGCTATGGCTTGGGGTCTGGTATTTCCCTGTTTATTGCTACCAATATCTGTGAAACCATTGTCTGGAAGGCTTTCAGTCCCACTACCATCAACACTGGCAGAG GAACAGAGTTTGAGGGTGCTGTGATTGCATTATTTCATCTTCTGGCTACACGAACCGACAAAGTCCGGGCTTTGCGGGAGGCTTTTTACCGACAGAATTTGCCCAATCTCATGAATCTGATTGCTACAGTATTTGTATTTGCTGTAGTCATATATTTTCAG GGATTTCGTGTTGATTTACCCATCAAGTCTGCACGATATCGTGGACAGTACAGTAGCTATCCTATCAAGCTCTTTTACACCTCCAACATTCCCATCATTCTGCAGTCTGCCTTAGTTTCGAACCTCTATGTTATTTCCCAGATGTTGTCTGTTCGTTTTAGTGGCAACTTCTTGGTGAACTTACTAGGACAGTGGGCA GATGTCAGTGGCGGTGGCCCTGCTCGCTCTTATCCTGTTGGTGGCCTGTGCTACTACTTGTCCCCTCCGGAATCCATGGGTGCAATATTTGAGGATCCTGTCCATGTAATAGTTTATATAATATTTATGTTGGGATCCTGTGCGTTCTTCTCAAAGACTTGGATTGAGGTGTCTGGGTCATCAGCGAAAGAT GTTGCCAAGCAACTCAAAGAACAGCAAATGGTGATGAGAGGCCACAGGGATACTTCAATGGTTCACGAGCTTAACAG GTATAtccccacagcagctgccttTGGTGGTTTGTGCATTGGTGCCCTTTCCGTATTGGCTGACTTTCTAGGAGCCATTGGGTCCGGCACTGGCATTCTGCTTGCGGTCACTATTATTTatcagtattttgaaatatttgtaaaagaacAGGCTGAAGTTGGAGGAGTAGGTGCGTTATTTTTCTAG
- the SEC61A2 gene encoding protein transport protein Sec61 subunit alpha isoform X5 has protein sequence MGIKFLEVIKPFCAVLPEIQKPERKIQFREKVLWTAITLFIFLVCCQIPLFGIMSSDSADPFYWMRVILASNRGTLMELGISPIVTSGLIMQLLAGAKIIEVGDTPKDRALFNGAQKLFGMIITIGQAIVYVMTGMYGDPAEMGAGICLLIIIQLFVAGLIVLLLDELLQKGYGLGSGISLFIATNICETIVWKAFSPTTINTGRGTEFEGAVIALFHLLATRTDKVRALREAFYRQNLPNLMNLIATVFVFAVVIYFQGFRVDLPIKSARYRGQYSSYPIKLFYTSNIPIILQSALVSNLYVISQMLSVRFSGNFLVNLLGQWADVSGGGPARSYPVGGLCYYLSPPESMGAIFEDPVHVIVYIIFMLGSCAFFSKTWIEVSGSSAKDVAKQLKEQQMVMRGHRDTSMVHELNRCLICHS, from the exons atgggcA TAAAATTTTTAGAGGTTATTAAGCCATTCTGTGCAGTGTTACCTGAAATCCAGAAACCGGAAAGAAAA ATCCAGTTCAGAGAGAAGGTACTATGGACGGCTATCACACTCTTCATTTTCTTAGTATGCTGCCAG ATACCTTTGTTTGGAATCATGTCATCAGATTCTGCAGATCCGTTCTATTGGATGCGAGTCATTCTTGCGTCAAACAGAG gtACTTTGATGGAATTAGGTATCTCACCCATTGTGACATCTGGTTTGATCATGCAGCTGCTAGCTGGAGCGAAGATCATCGAAGTTGGTGATACTCCGAAAGACAGAGCCTTGTTCAATGGAGCTCAGAAAT TATTTGGGATGATTATTACCATTGGGCAAGCCATTGTGTATGTTATGACTGGAATGTATGGAGATCCTGCTGAAATGGGTGCTGGAATTTGTCTTCTTATTATAATTCAG CTGTTTGTTGCTGGTTTGATTGTGTTGCTGTTAGATGAGTTGCTACAGAAAGGCTATGGCTTGGGGTCTGGTATTTCCCTGTTTATTGCTACCAATATCTGTGAAACCATTGTCTGGAAGGCTTTCAGTCCCACTACCATCAACACTGGCAGAG GAACAGAGTTTGAGGGTGCTGTGATTGCATTATTTCATCTTCTGGCTACACGAACCGACAAAGTCCGGGCTTTGCGGGAGGCTTTTTACCGACAGAATTTGCCCAATCTCATGAATCTGATTGCTACAGTATTTGTATTTGCTGTAGTCATATATTTTCAG GGATTTCGTGTTGATTTACCCATCAAGTCTGCACGATATCGTGGACAGTACAGTAGCTATCCTATCAAGCTCTTTTACACCTCCAACATTCCCATCATTCTGCAGTCTGCCTTAGTTTCGAACCTCTATGTTATTTCCCAGATGTTGTCTGTTCGTTTTAGTGGCAACTTCTTGGTGAACTTACTAGGACAGTGGGCA GATGTCAGTGGCGGTGGCCCTGCTCGCTCTTATCCTGTTGGTGGCCTGTGCTACTACTTGTCCCCTCCGGAATCCATGGGTGCAATATTTGAGGATCCTGTCCATGTAATAGTTTATATAATATTTATGTTGGGATCCTGTGCGTTCTTCTCAAAGACTTGGATTGAGGTGTCTGGGTCATCAGCGAAAGAT GTTGCCAAGCAACTCAAAGAACAGCAAATGGTGATGAGAGGCCACAGGGATACTTCAATGGTTCACGAGCTTAACAG GTGTTTAATTTGCCATTCCTGA
- the SEC61A2 gene encoding protein transport protein Sec61 subunit alpha isoform X4 has protein sequence MSSDSADPFYWMRVILASNRGTLMELGISPIVTSGLIMQLLAGAKIIEVGDTPKDRALFNGAQKLFGMIITIGQAIVYVMTGMYGDPAEMGAGICLLIIIQLFVAGLIVLLLDELLQKGYGLGSGISLFIATNICETIVWKAFSPTTINTGRGTEFEGAVIALFHLLATRTDKVRALREAFYRQNLPNLMNLIATVFVFAVVIYFQGFRVDLPIKSARYRGQYSSYPIKLFYTSNIPIILQSALVSNLYVISQMLSVRFSGNFLVNLLGQWADVSGGGPARSYPVGGLCYYLSPPESMGAIFEDPVHVIVYIIFMLGSCAFFSKTWIEVSGSSAKDVAKQLKEQQMVMRGHRDTSMVHELNRYIPTAAAFGGLCIGALSVLADFLGAIGSGTGILLAVTIIYQYFEIFVKEQAEVGGVGALFF, from the exons ATGTCATCAGATTCTGCAGATCCGTTCTATTGGATGCGAGTCATTCTTGCGTCAAACAGAG gtACTTTGATGGAATTAGGTATCTCACCCATTGTGACATCTGGTTTGATCATGCAGCTGCTAGCTGGAGCGAAGATCATCGAAGTTGGTGATACTCCGAAAGACAGAGCCTTGTTCAATGGAGCTCAGAAAT TATTTGGGATGATTATTACCATTGGGCAAGCCATTGTGTATGTTATGACTGGAATGTATGGAGATCCTGCTGAAATGGGTGCTGGAATTTGTCTTCTTATTATAATTCAG CTGTTTGTTGCTGGTTTGATTGTGTTGCTGTTAGATGAGTTGCTACAGAAAGGCTATGGCTTGGGGTCTGGTATTTCCCTGTTTATTGCTACCAATATCTGTGAAACCATTGTCTGGAAGGCTTTCAGTCCCACTACCATCAACACTGGCAGAG GAACAGAGTTTGAGGGTGCTGTGATTGCATTATTTCATCTTCTGGCTACACGAACCGACAAAGTCCGGGCTTTGCGGGAGGCTTTTTACCGACAGAATTTGCCCAATCTCATGAATCTGATTGCTACAGTATTTGTATTTGCTGTAGTCATATATTTTCAG GGATTTCGTGTTGATTTACCCATCAAGTCTGCACGATATCGTGGACAGTACAGTAGCTATCCTATCAAGCTCTTTTACACCTCCAACATTCCCATCATTCTGCAGTCTGCCTTAGTTTCGAACCTCTATGTTATTTCCCAGATGTTGTCTGTTCGTTTTAGTGGCAACTTCTTGGTGAACTTACTAGGACAGTGGGCA GATGTCAGTGGCGGTGGCCCTGCTCGCTCTTATCCTGTTGGTGGCCTGTGCTACTACTTGTCCCCTCCGGAATCCATGGGTGCAATATTTGAGGATCCTGTCCATGTAATAGTTTATATAATATTTATGTTGGGATCCTGTGCGTTCTTCTCAAAGACTTGGATTGAGGTGTCTGGGTCATCAGCGAAAGAT GTTGCCAAGCAACTCAAAGAACAGCAAATGGTGATGAGAGGCCACAGGGATACTTCAATGGTTCACGAGCTTAACAG GTATAtccccacagcagctgccttTGGTGGTTTGTGCATTGGTGCCCTTTCCGTATTGGCTGACTTTCTAGGAGCCATTGGGTCCGGCACTGGCATTCTGCTTGCGGTCACTATTATTTatcagtattttgaaatatttgtaaaagaacAGGCTGAAGTTGGAGGAGTAGGTGCGTTATTTTTCTAG